The sequence AATGAAACTGTAATAAAGACAAGTCGCGATTGATATAACTGCTGGGTGAATAGCTGCCGTCTTCTGAACGCTGCCATGCAACCTCAGTTAAATTGTCATTGCGACTCTGTGTATGGCTTTTATTATTAACTGCTATCACCGTATTATTGCTATCAGTGTCCTGCTTATTATTCACATCCATCACGTCACTACTCCTTTGCGTTATCGATACGCCATCATCTTCAATACCAATTGTCTTTTATAATCGCTTTTCCACTAAGAAATTTATCATGGGTCTTTCTTCATCCATTACTACTCGAAACCATCACTCGAAACTGCCATTCAAAACTATCGCTTAAAACCGTCACTTAAAACTATCATTCAAAAACACGGCGCTATTTGTTAAATAGTATTAGGTACAATCCATTAAGCTGATTGTGGTAACACCGCATTGCTCATGCGCTTTTTGATAATACGTTGTTTATTGCGTAAACGTCTATCACCCTGATTGTCTTCGTAGTATTTTGGATTGGTCAACATAGCGATAAGTAAGGCTGATTCATCACGGTTCAGCTTGGCCGCAGATTTATCAAAGTAATGCTGAGCTGCTGCTTCGATACCATAAATACCATTGCCAAACTCTGCCACATTGAGATAAGCGGTCAAGATACGCTGCTTGTCCCATAATGTCTCAATCATGACAGTGATAATCGCTTCCTCAATTTTACGAACATACGAGCGATGCGAGGTCAAAAATAAGTTTTTTGCTAGCTGCTGGGTAATCGTCGAGCCACCAGCGGACATCTTACCCGTCTCTTCATTTTTCTTACGTGCCGCCTCAATGCCTTTGAAATCAAAACCATTGTGCTGACTAAATGTCGAATCCTCACTCACTATCGCGGCTTGTTTGGCAGATTTTGCGATGGCATCGTATTCAGCCCAAGTTTGGGTGACAGTACCGCCCGTCAAACGATGAGTCAGCATAAACATGCTGTTATTAATCGGCTGCGTTTTCCAAATTAATAGTAGCCCAGCGACTAATACATGAAATGCGACGACCAATAGCATGATTGCCATCAATAATCGTTTGAAAAATTTGCCAAAACTTGCCATGCGCGATATCCAAGTGATTGAAAAGGTAATAAGATAAGATGAGCTGAAGAGCCAGTAATTAAAAACAGCAGGTCATCTTACCTAATCTCACAATCGCTGTCATTATTTACCCCACTTCTTTATCATGCCATAGAGTCTGCGTAAAAAAGATCAGGCAGTATTTATGCTGGCAATCGAAGTCCTAAAAACCAAAAGTTTGTGACAAGTATTAAGACAAGAGAATAAATATGTACGATGATAATAATATAAAAGCCTTACGGGAACGTATGGTTGCTGCAAACCCCGATCTTGGTCATGCTGAGAATAATGATAAATGGTGGCTACTTGGAACATCTGGCTGTCATTTGTGCGACATCGCGAAGCAAGTGCTGACTCAATTTCAAGCCGTACAGCCGATTGCCTATCAACAGGTCGATATCGCTCATTTCGATGAACCATTGATGATGGAATTTGCCACCACTATTCCGGTGATTTTGACACCATCAACACGATTAAATTATCCATTTTCAGTCATGGATTTACAGCAACTTTTCATGCAATCATAGCAAGCCTACAATAAAAAACGATGTAGTGAGAACATAATGAAAGATTTAAAAAAGATAACAGAAATTGAAGACCTGCGCCGCGTTGCCGAACGTAAAGTACCGCGTATGTTTTATGATTATGTCGATTCAGGCTCATGGACTGAGACGACTTATCGTAGCAATGAAACCGACTTTGACCGTATCAAGTTACGCCAGCGAGTATTGGTAGATATGGACAATCGCAGTTTAGCAACCCAGATGATTGGTGAAGAGGTAAAAATGCCCGTCGCCATCGCACCCACTGGCTTTACCGGTATGATGTGGGCGGACGGCGAGATTCATGCTGCGCGGGCAGCAGAAAAATTCGGCGTGCCGTTTTCGCTATCGACTATGAGTATCTGCTCTATCGAAGATATCGCCACCCATACTAGCAAGCCGTTTTGGTTTCAGCTATAT is a genomic window of Psychrobacter cibarius containing:
- the mtgA gene encoding monofunctional biosynthetic peptidoglycan transglycosylase, which codes for MASFGKFFKRLLMAIMLLVVAFHVLVAGLLLIWKTQPINNSMFMLTHRLTGGTVTQTWAEYDAIAKSAKQAAIVSEDSTFSQHNGFDFKGIEAARKKNEETGKMSAGGSTITQQLAKNLFLTSHRSYVRKIEEAIITVMIETLWDKQRILTAYLNVAEFGNGIYGIEAAAQHYFDKSAAKLNRDESALLIAMLTNPKYYEDNQGDRRLRNKQRIIKKRMSNAVLPQSA
- a CDS encoding glutaredoxin family protein, with amino-acid sequence MYDDNNIKALRERMVAANPDLGHAENNDKWWLLGTSGCHLCDIAKQVLTQFQAVQPIAYQQVDIAHFDEPLMMEFATTIPVILTPSTRLNYPFSVMDLQQLFMQS